A part of Curtobacterium sp. MCLR17_036 genomic DNA contains:
- the rpsB gene encoding 30S ribosomal protein S2, with amino-acid sequence MAVVTIRQLLDSGVHFGHQTRRWNPKVKRFILAERSGIHIIDLQQSLAFIDRAYDFVKETVAHGGTILFVGTKKQAQGSIAEQATRVGQPYVNQRWLGGLLTNFQTVSKRLARMKELEEIDFDDTTKGFTKKELLIKKRELDKLHKTLGGIRNLTRTPSALWIVDTKKEHLAVDEAQKLGIPIIGILDTNCDPDEITYPIPGNDDAIRSVGLLTRIVADAAAEGLKTRHNGGDEDEASEPLAEWEQELLGGEAAATTEAPAAPVEENDADAQVAAKEIGEPIADDAKNAEPTAEAEAAAETTPAE; translated from the coding sequence ATGGCCGTCGTCACCATCCGCCAGCTGCTCGACAGCGGCGTCCACTTCGGACACCAGACCCGTCGGTGGAACCCGAAGGTGAAGCGCTTCATCCTCGCCGAGCGCTCGGGCATCCACATCATCGACCTGCAGCAGTCGCTGGCCTTCATCGACCGCGCGTACGACTTCGTCAAGGAGACGGTCGCGCACGGTGGCACGATCCTCTTCGTGGGCACCAAGAAGCAGGCCCAGGGCTCCATCGCCGAGCAGGCGACCCGCGTCGGCCAGCCGTACGTCAACCAGCGTTGGCTCGGCGGTCTGCTCACGAACTTCCAGACGGTCTCCAAGCGCCTCGCGCGCATGAAGGAGCTCGAGGAGATCGACTTCGACGACACGACGAAGGGCTTCACCAAGAAGGAGCTCCTCATCAAGAAGCGCGAGCTGGACAAGCTCCACAAGACCCTCGGTGGTATCCGCAACCTCACGCGGACCCCGAGCGCGCTCTGGATCGTCGACACCAAGAAGGAGCACCTCGCCGTCGACGAGGCGCAGAAGCTCGGTATCCCGATCATCGGCATCCTCGACACCAACTGCGACCCCGACGAGATCACCTACCCGATCCCGGGCAACGACGACGCGATCCGCTCCGTCGGTCTGCTGACCCGCATCGTCGCCGACGCCGCGGCCGAGGGCCTGAAGACCCGCCACAACGGTGGCGACGAGGACGAGGCCTCCGAGCCCCTCGCCGAGTGGGAGCAGGAGCTCCTCGGTGGCGAGGCCGCCGCCACGACCGAGGCGCCCGCCGCCCCCGTCGAGGAGAACGACGCCGACGCGCAGGTCGCAGCGAAGGAGATCGGCGAGCCGATCGCCGACGACGCGAAGAACGCGGAGCCGACGGCCGAGGCCGAGGCTGCTGCGGAGACCACCCCCGCCGAGTGA
- a CDS encoding sugar porter family MFS transporter yields the protein MSNTATGHGEDRAFKGKVTAFAIAAAVGGFLFGFDSSVINGAVDAIKGEFGLSEAASGFAVASALIGCAFGAFFAGRLADRFGRTRIMFWAAVLFLVSSIGSGFAFATWDFVIWRLVGGLGIGTASVIAPAYISEVSPKAIRGRLASFQQLAITLGIFAALLSDQFFAVTAGGASEVVAGLPAWRWMFLVGIVPSVVYGVLAITLPESPRYLLAKGRTDDAREVMTKIVPRDTVNTSLEEIQDGIEKEAQQKKGSIRGNRFGLQPIVWVGIILAVLQQFVGINVIFYYSTTLWQAVGFKEDQSFLISTITSVVNVAVTFIAIFTVDKLGRKPLLVAGSSGMFVSLLMVAIAFSQATIVDGEPNLPGAWGIIALIFANLFVVSFGATWGPLMWVLLGEMFPNRIRATALGVGSAANWVANFLVTITFPVLSSFNLTVTYGIYALFALISLFFVIAKIPETKGRSLEEMGISAEGDTVSAKA from the coding sequence GTGTCCAACACAGCGACCGGGCACGGCGAAGACCGTGCGTTCAAGGGGAAGGTCACCGCGTTCGCCATCGCAGCAGCGGTGGGCGGTTTCCTCTTCGGCTTCGACTCGTCCGTCATCAACGGTGCGGTCGACGCGATCAAGGGTGAGTTCGGGCTGTCCGAGGCCGCCAGCGGTTTCGCGGTCGCCTCGGCCCTGATCGGCTGTGCGTTCGGCGCGTTCTTCGCCGGGCGCCTCGCCGACCGGTTCGGCCGCACGCGCATCATGTTCTGGGCGGCCGTGCTGTTCCTGGTCTCGTCGATCGGCTCGGGCTTCGCCTTCGCCACGTGGGACTTCGTCATCTGGCGTCTCGTCGGCGGTCTCGGCATCGGGACCGCGTCGGTCATCGCGCCGGCCTACATCTCCGAGGTCTCCCCGAAGGCGATCCGTGGGCGGCTGGCCTCGTTCCAGCAGCTCGCCATCACGCTCGGCATCTTCGCCGCCCTGCTCTCCGACCAGTTCTTCGCGGTCACGGCGGGCGGCGCGTCCGAGGTCGTCGCCGGGCTGCCGGCCTGGCGCTGGATGTTCCTGGTCGGCATCGTCCCCTCGGTGGTCTACGGCGTGCTGGCCATCACGCTGCCGGAGTCGCCGCGCTACCTGCTGGCGAAGGGCCGCACGGACGACGCCCGCGAGGTCATGACGAAGATCGTGCCGCGCGACACCGTGAACACGAGCCTGGAGGAGATCCAGGACGGCATCGAGAAGGAAGCGCAGCAGAAGAAGGGCTCGATCCGCGGCAACCGCTTCGGTCTGCAGCCCATCGTCTGGGTCGGCATCATCCTCGCCGTGCTGCAGCAGTTCGTCGGCATCAACGTGATCTTCTACTACTCGACGACGCTCTGGCAGGCCGTCGGATTCAAGGAGGACCAGTCCTTCCTCATCTCCACCATCACCTCGGTGGTGAACGTCGCGGTCACCTTCATCGCGATCTTCACGGTCGACAAGCTCGGCCGGAAGCCGCTGCTGGTCGCCGGGTCCTCGGGCATGTTCGTGTCGCTGCTCATGGTCGCGATCGCGTTCTCGCAGGCGACGATCGTCGACGGCGAGCCGAACCTGCCCGGCGCGTGGGGCATCATCGCGCTCATCTTCGCGAACCTGTTCGTCGTGTCGTTCGGCGCGACGTGGGGTCCGCTCATGTGGGTGCTGCTCGGCGAGATGTTCCCGAACCGCATCCGTGCCACCGCGCTCGGCGTCGGCTCGGCCGCCAACTGGGTGGCGAACTTCCTCGTCACGATCACCTTCCCGGTGCTCTCGAGCTTCAACCTGACGGTCACGTACGGCATCTACGCGCTGTTCGCGCTCATCTCGCTGTTCTTCGTCATCGCGAAGATCCCGGAGACGAAGGGCCGCTCGCTCGAGGAGATGGGCATCTCCGCCGAGGGCGACACCGTGTCCGCGAAGGCCTGA
- a CDS encoding M23 family metallopeptidase: protein MASFPRSGTPLPRLLTTVVLVGALGVVVSSAVSAVAPRDEPTAVRPRVAAPPAAAAEPAPWVWPTGTRVVERGWEPPSGDYTAGHRGIDVPAAIGTTAVAVDDGTVAFAGSVGGRTVVTVDHGDGLVSTLDSVQPLVTTGAEVRRGDPVGRVSVGHCPAAAPCLHLGARIDGRYVDPTPYLPPPAWPVLLPESAWRG from the coding sequence ATGGCTTCGTTCCCCCGCTCAGGCACGCCGCTCCCCAGACTCCTGACGACCGTGGTGCTCGTCGGGGCGCTCGGCGTCGTGGTGTCGTCGGCCGTGTCGGCGGTGGCTCCCCGCGACGAGCCGACGGCAGTACGACCGCGGGTGGCCGCACCACCCGCAGCCGCCGCCGAGCCCGCGCCGTGGGTCTGGCCCACCGGCACCCGCGTCGTCGAGCGCGGATGGGAGCCACCGTCGGGCGACTACACCGCCGGTCACCGCGGCATCGACGTGCCGGCGGCGATCGGCACGACGGCGGTCGCGGTGGACGACGGCACGGTGGCGTTCGCCGGCTCGGTCGGCGGACGGACCGTGGTGACGGTCGACCACGGCGACGGGCTGGTGAGCACCCTCGACTCCGTGCAGCCGCTCGTCACCACCGGGGCCGAGGTCCGTCGAGGCGACCCCGTCGGCCGCGTGTCGGTCGGCCACTGCCCTGCCGCTGCGCCGTGCCTGCACCTCGGCGCGAGGATCGACGGCCGCTACGTCGACCCGACGCCGTACCTGCCGCCGCCCGCGTGGCCGGTGCTCCTGCCGGAGTCGGCGTGGCGAGGGTGA
- a CDS encoding tyrosine recombinase XerC, with product MAEQSGSRGTGRPEQGGSAGRRLVDAVDAFLAHARHARGLSEQTLRAYANDLEQLTTFAERRGVDGVDGVGLELLRDWLWEADQRGLARSTIARRSSSVRAFTRWSSETGVTATDAGVRLRAPKGGAHLPRVMSADQVRSLLDGLGSRAATDDPGALRDLALVELLYAAAIRVSELVGIDLPDVDRGRLTVRVLGKGGKERVVPFGTPARDALEAWTTRGRPELAARAEQPSTALFLGDRGGRLGVRSAYRVVARLLDDLPGEGPSGPHTFRHTAATHLLDGGADLRAVQELLGHASLGTTQIYTHVSSARLREVYRTAHPRA from the coding sequence GTGGCAGAGCAGTCGGGATCGCGCGGCACAGGACGGCCGGAGCAGGGCGGCTCAGCGGGGCGTCGACTCGTCGACGCGGTCGATGCCTTCCTCGCGCACGCACGGCACGCCCGCGGGCTCAGCGAGCAGACGCTGCGTGCCTACGCGAACGACCTGGAGCAGCTCACGACGTTCGCTGAGCGCAGGGGGGTCGACGGGGTCGACGGAGTGGGACTCGAACTCCTGCGCGACTGGCTGTGGGAGGCCGACCAGCGCGGGCTCGCCCGGTCCACGATCGCCAGGCGGTCGTCCTCCGTCCGGGCCTTCACCCGGTGGTCGAGCGAGACCGGGGTGACCGCGACCGACGCCGGCGTCCGACTCCGTGCGCCGAAGGGCGGTGCGCACCTGCCGCGGGTGATGTCGGCCGACCAGGTGCGGAGCCTGCTCGACGGCCTCGGCTCCCGGGCGGCGACGGACGACCCTGGCGCCCTGCGCGACCTGGCGCTCGTCGAACTGCTCTACGCGGCGGCGATCCGCGTCAGCGAGCTCGTCGGCATCGACCTGCCGGACGTCGATCGCGGTCGGCTCACGGTCCGGGTGCTCGGCAAGGGCGGCAAGGAACGCGTCGTCCCGTTCGGCACGCCGGCCCGGGACGCCCTCGAGGCGTGGACGACGCGCGGTCGCCCGGAACTGGCAGCGCGGGCGGAGCAGCCGAGCACGGCGCTGTTCCTCGGCGATCGCGGCGGACGACTCGGGGTGCGGAGCGCCTACCGGGTCGTGGCGCGGCTGCTCGACGACCTGCCCGGCGAGGGGCCGAGCGGCCCGCACACCTTCCGGCACACCGCCGCCACGCACCTGCTCGACGGGGGAGCGGACCTGCGGGCGGTGCAGGAACTCCTCGGCCACGCGAGCCTCGGCACGACGCAGATCTACACGCACGTGTCGTCGGCGCGGCTACGGGAGGTCTACCGGACGGCGCACCCCCGGGCCTGA
- the dprA gene encoding DNA-processing protein DprA: MIAVAGDGDALLERIGRLLGPAVSDVDTVATAARLVWSVVVEPGDAIAGELLAALGPEQALGAVLLAAEGAPSELVDACVGAGVPGAEDPVAFADVLAAAVERWRPRLGTADPGSVLSAAEAVGARLLVPNGVGWPTALDDLGPHAPLVLWARSAVEALDAQPSIAVVGSRANTVAGAEAAAEITSAAADDGCTIVSGGAYGIDAVAHRVAIAAGAPTVAVLAGGIDQLYPAGNVQLLQDVARHGALLAESAPGTRPTRWRFLARNRLIAALADATVVVEAGARSGALNTANHAGQLGRPVFAVPGAFASSASVGCHRLVAQGRAQLVVHPGDPTSALRGVAEHASSAVPDEPLVSVHRDPEVVRVLDALGRRALPEAELARRSGLSMGDTADALALAQLQGLVVQRSGGWCRA; this comes from the coding sequence GTGATCGCCGTCGCCGGTGACGGTGACGCGCTGCTCGAGCGCATCGGGCGGCTGCTCGGCCCGGCGGTGTCGGACGTGGACACCGTCGCCACCGCGGCGCGCCTGGTGTGGTCGGTCGTCGTCGAGCCCGGGGACGCGATCGCCGGCGAACTGCTGGCCGCGCTCGGGCCGGAGCAGGCGCTCGGTGCGGTGCTGCTCGCTGCCGAGGGGGCGCCCTCCGAGCTGGTGGACGCCTGCGTCGGTGCCGGTGTTCCCGGCGCCGAGGACCCCGTCGCCTTCGCCGACGTCCTCGCGGCTGCCGTCGAGCGCTGGCGACCGCGACTCGGTACCGCGGACCCGGGCAGCGTGTTGTCGGCGGCCGAGGCGGTCGGGGCACGGCTCCTCGTGCCGAACGGTGTCGGGTGGCCGACGGCACTCGACGACCTCGGACCGCACGCGCCCCTCGTGCTCTGGGCCCGCAGTGCCGTCGAGGCCCTCGACGCACAGCCGTCCATCGCGGTGGTCGGGTCGCGGGCGAACACGGTCGCAGGGGCCGAAGCGGCAGCCGAGATCACCTCGGCAGCGGCCGACGACGGGTGCACGATCGTGAGTGGCGGCGCCTACGGCATCGATGCGGTGGCTCACCGTGTCGCGATCGCCGCCGGGGCACCGACCGTCGCGGTGCTCGCCGGGGGTATCGACCAGCTCTACCCGGCGGGCAACGTCCAGCTCCTGCAGGACGTCGCGCGGCACGGCGCGTTGCTCGCCGAGTCGGCACCGGGGACCCGGCCGACAAGGTGGCGGTTCCTGGCGCGGAACCGGCTCATCGCCGCACTGGCCGACGCGACGGTCGTGGTCGAGGCCGGGGCGCGATCGGGGGCGTTGAACACCGCGAACCACGCGGGGCAGCTCGGACGGCCGGTGTTCGCGGTGCCCGGGGCCTTCGCGTCCTCGGCGTCGGTCGGCTGCCACCGGCTCGTGGCGCAGGGGCGGGCCCAGTTGGTCGTGCACCCCGGCGACCCGACGAGCGCGCTCCGAGGCGTCGCGGAGCACGCGTCGAGTGCGGTGCCCGACGAGCCGCTCGTGTCGGTGCACCGCGACCCCGAGGTGGTGCGGGTGCTCGACGCCCTCGGCCGCCGGGCGCTGCCCGAGGCCGAGCTGGCCCGTCGGTCGGGGTTGTCGATGGGTGACACTGCCGACGCCCTCGCGCTCGCGCAGCTGCAGGGCCTGGTGGTGCAGCGCAGCGGCGGGTGGTGTCGGGCGTGA
- a CDS encoding YifB family Mg chelatase-like AAA ATPase, with protein MTGIGRAAAVALLGVTGRRIEVEAHLTSQLPAFSIIGLPDTSLGEARERVRAAAANAGCPLPARRITVNLTPAAIPKRGSGFDLAIAMAVLAGAGVAPAVSERIVYIGELGLDGRVRPVAGVIPMLVAARDAGAERVVVPVGNLPEARVVAGVRTVGVDSLRAAAIDAGALLPPVEVEPVLPVPVPATQRPTAELADVIGNPVGVRAVIAAAAGGHHALLLGPPGAGKTMLAERLPGLLPDLDDETALEVAAVRSVAGLGAASWSTEPPWEAPHHSASTASLIGGGSGVLRPGAVSRATGGVLFLDEAPEFPRAVLDALRQPLESGRITIHRTAGAAEFPARCQVVLAANPCPCGNAGGAHGQPCECAPATVRRYLGRMSGPLLDRMDIRVLVPRVTTSRIRGAEPTPTTAAARAVVAAARDRMAHRLRGTGWTRNAQVTGAWLRAPGRTEPGSTKELDRALELGTLTMRGWDRVVRLAWTLADIDEADRPTADHVRSALALRSAL; from the coding sequence GTGACCGGCATCGGCCGTGCCGCCGCCGTCGCGCTCCTCGGCGTGACCGGCCGTCGCATCGAGGTCGAGGCGCACCTGACGAGCCAGTTGCCGGCGTTCAGCATCATCGGGTTGCCGGACACCTCGCTCGGCGAGGCTCGCGAGCGCGTCCGTGCAGCTGCTGCCAACGCGGGGTGCCCGCTGCCGGCACGCCGCATCACGGTCAACCTCACACCGGCGGCCATCCCGAAGCGCGGGTCCGGCTTCGACCTGGCCATCGCCATGGCGGTGCTCGCCGGGGCCGGGGTCGCTCCGGCAGTGTCGGAACGCATCGTCTACATCGGCGAGCTCGGTCTCGACGGCCGGGTCCGTCCCGTCGCCGGGGTGATCCCGATGCTCGTCGCCGCCCGCGACGCCGGTGCCGAGCGGGTGGTGGTCCCGGTCGGCAACCTGCCCGAGGCCCGCGTGGTGGCCGGTGTCCGCACCGTCGGCGTCGACTCGCTCCGGGCCGCCGCCATCGACGCCGGCGCGCTCCTGCCGCCGGTCGAGGTCGAGCCGGTGCTGCCCGTGCCGGTCCCGGCGACGCAGCGTCCGACGGCCGAACTCGCCGACGTCATCGGCAACCCCGTCGGCGTGCGCGCCGTCATCGCCGCGGCGGCGGGCGGTCACCACGCGCTGCTGCTCGGACCACCCGGTGCGGGCAAGACGATGCTCGCCGAGCGGCTCCCCGGTCTCCTGCCCGACCTGGACGACGAGACCGCCCTCGAGGTCGCCGCCGTACGGTCGGTCGCCGGGCTCGGTGCGGCGTCGTGGAGCACCGAGCCCCCGTGGGAGGCGCCGCACCACTCCGCCTCGACGGCATCGTTGATCGGTGGCGGCTCCGGCGTGCTGCGTCCGGGCGCGGTCTCGCGGGCCACCGGGGGCGTCCTGTTCCTCGACGAGGCCCCGGAGTTCCCACGTGCCGTGCTCGACGCGCTGCGGCAGCCGCTCGAGTCGGGCCGGATCACGATCCACCGGACCGCCGGCGCAGCCGAGTTCCCGGCGCGGTGCCAGGTGGTCCTCGCGGCGAACCCGTGCCCGTGCGGCAACGCCGGCGGGGCGCACGGGCAGCCGTGCGAGTGCGCCCCGGCGACCGTCCGCCGCTACCTCGGCCGGATGTCCGGGCCGCTGCTCGACCGGATGGACATCCGCGTGCTCGTCCCGCGCGTGACGACGAGCCGGATCCGCGGGGCGGAACCGACACCCACGACCGCAGCCGCCCGGGCGGTCGTCGCGGCGGCGCGCGACCGGATGGCCCACCGGTTGCGGGGGACCGGGTGGACGCGCAACGCGCAGGTCACCGGGGCGTGGCTGCGGGCACCGGGTCGGACCGAACCGGGGTCGACGAAGGAGCTGGACCGGGCGCTCGAGCTCGGCACCCTGACGATGCGCGGTTGGGACCGCGTGGTGCGGTTGGCGTGGACGCTGGCCGACATCGACGAAGCGGACCGGCCCACCGCCGACCACGTCAGGAGCGCACTCGCGCTGCGGAGTGCGCTGTGA
- a CDS encoding YraN family protein: MEQRTHPPSTGVLRNAPLGRFGEDRATSWLQEHGFRVVDRNWRCARGEIDIVAWDSCTLAFIEVKTRSGIATGHPFESITASKMRRMRALVPAWFDAHPEVSARSVRIDAVAVHVDGPRTVVEHLAGVL; encoded by the coding sequence ATGGAACAGAGAACCCACCCACCGTCGACGGGTGTGCTGCGGAATGCACCACTCGGTCGGTTCGGTGAAGACCGCGCGACGTCGTGGTTGCAGGAGCACGGATTCCGGGTCGTCGATCGGAACTGGCGTTGTGCACGCGGTGAGATCGACATCGTCGCGTGGGATTCCTGCACGCTCGCGTTCATCGAGGTGAAGACGCGCTCGGGTATCGCGACCGGGCACCCGTTCGAGTCCATCACCGCGTCGAAGATGCGGCGGATGCGCGCCCTCGTACCGGCCTGGTTCGACGCCCACCCCGAGGTGTCGGCGCGGTCGGTGCGCATCGACGCCGTCGCCGTGCACGTCGACGGCCCGCGCACCGTCGTCGAGCACCTGGCCGGTGTGCTGTGA
- a CDS encoding Lsr2 family protein: MAQKVTVQLVDDLDDSPITSGEGRTVEFAFDGSSYEIDLSNDNVDKFREAISDYIAAARKVSGRRTGGTAPKAAPKRGNSEELGKIRDWAKENGYEVSSRGRISTQVQEAYAAAH, encoded by the coding sequence ATGGCACAGAAGGTCACCGTCCAGCTCGTCGACGACCTCGACGATTCCCCCATCACCTCTGGTGAGGGTCGGACCGTCGAATTCGCATTCGACGGATCGTCCTACGAGATCGACCTGTCGAACGACAACGTCGACAAGTTCCGCGAGGCGATCTCCGACTACATCGCTGCTGCCCGCAAGGTCTCCGGCCGCCGCACCGGCGGTACTGCTCCGAAGGCTGCACCGAAGCGCGGGAACTCCGAGGAACTCGGCAAGATCCGCGACTGGGCGAAGGAGAACGGCTACGAGGTCTCGAGCCGCGGCCGCATCTCGACCCAGGTGCAGGAAGCGTACGCAGCCGCACACTGA
- a CDS encoding DUF2469 family protein — protein MDEEEFDDYDREVELALYREYRDVVSQFRYVVETERRFYLANEVELVRRDTEHDFYFELTMNDVWVWDVYRSDRFVKGVRVLTFKDVNVEELTSRELELPKELALDE, from the coding sequence ATGGATGAGGAAGAATTCGACGACTACGACCGCGAGGTCGAGCTTGCCCTGTACCGCGAGTACCGCGACGTCGTGTCGCAGTTCCGCTACGTGGTCGAGACCGAGCGCCGCTTCTACCTGGCGAACGAGGTCGAACTCGTGCGCCGGGACACCGAGCACGACTTCTACTTCGAACTCACGATGAACGACGTGTGGGTGTGGGACGTCTACCGTTCCGACCGGTTCGTCAAGGGTGTTCGTGTGCTCACGTTCAAGGACGTGAATGTCGAGGAACTCACCTCTCGTGAACTCGAACTGCCGAAGGAACTCGCACTCGACGAGTGA
- a CDS encoding ribonuclease HII yields MTAVRPSLRVEKRLLGEGRVTVIGMDEVGRGAIAGPVGVGVAAVTIDVGRVPQGLADSKLLSASRRTELVPVVTRWARTAVGMASAEYVDRQGIVPALGAAGAQALGSLVADGLSLDGAVVVLDGSFDWLSRAVPPALRLSTDPLEVVVRVKADRDCASVAAASVVAKVARDAVMIAAHDDAPHYAWSSNKGYGSTAHYDAIRSVGAHALHRKTWLHQASSVALDGFDALVG; encoded by the coding sequence GTGACCGCCGTCCGCCCCTCGCTCCGTGTCGAGAAGCGCCTGCTCGGCGAGGGGCGCGTCACCGTGATCGGCATGGACGAGGTGGGGCGCGGCGCGATCGCCGGCCCCGTCGGCGTGGGGGTGGCTGCGGTGACGATCGACGTCGGCCGGGTGCCGCAGGGCCTCGCCGACTCCAAGCTGTTGTCCGCGAGCCGCCGCACCGAACTCGTGCCCGTGGTCACACGCTGGGCGCGGACCGCGGTGGGGATGGCCTCGGCCGAGTACGTGGACCGGCAGGGGATCGTGCCGGCGCTCGGTGCCGCGGGCGCGCAGGCGCTCGGGTCGCTCGTCGCGGACGGCCTGTCGCTGGACGGTGCCGTCGTCGTGCTCGACGGGTCGTTCGACTGGCTGAGCCGCGCCGTCCCGCCGGCGCTGCGACTGTCCACGGACCCGCTCGAGGTCGTGGTGCGGGTCAAGGCCGACCGGGACTGTGCATCCGTCGCCGCCGCGTCCGTCGTGGCGAAGGTCGCCCGCGACGCGGTGATGATCGCCGCCCACGACGACGCCCCGCACTACGCGTGGTCGTCGAACAAGGGGTACGGGTCGACGGCGCACTACGACGCGATCCGCTCGGTCGGCGCGCACGCCCTGCACCGGAAGACCTGGCTGCACCAGGCGTCGAGCGTCGCGCTCGACGGGTTCGACGCGCTGGTCGGCTGA
- the lepB gene encoding signal peptidase I, with protein sequence MTDTTDETGRRPRTEKKRNGALTFLRDLVIIFIAALLVSFLVKTFLIRSFYIPSGSMENTLQINDRVIVNELVPGAVALKHGDVVVFKDPGGWLTGADVPSVRPDTQPAKAIDWALTQVGLGTGDSDDHLIKRVIGLPGDTVFCCNDLGQMSVNGVPIKEPYLKLPAGAPASAKDFSVTVPKGTIWVMGDNRNNSRDSRYNGDTPSKGFVPLSDVTGRAFVISWPTSRWTWLDDHPEVFAGVEERKR encoded by the coding sequence ATGACGGACACCACTGACGAGACCGGGCGTCGCCCTCGTACCGAGAAGAAGCGGAACGGTGCACTCACATTCCTCCGGGACCTCGTCATCATCTTCATCGCGGCATTGCTCGTGTCGTTCCTCGTCAAGACGTTCCTGATCCGGTCGTTCTACATCCCGTCGGGTTCGATGGAGAACACCCTGCAGATCAACGACCGGGTGATCGTGAACGAACTCGTGCCAGGAGCCGTCGCGCTCAAGCACGGTGACGTCGTCGTGTTCAAGGACCCGGGCGGGTGGCTGACCGGCGCCGACGTCCCGAGTGTCCGCCCCGACACGCAGCCAGCCAAGGCCATCGACTGGGCACTGACCCAGGTCGGGCTCGGCACCGGTGACAGCGACGACCACCTCATCAAGCGGGTCATCGGCCTGCCGGGGGACACGGTCTTCTGCTGCAACGACCTCGGACAGATGTCGGTGAACGGCGTTCCCATCAAGGAGCCGTACCTCAAGCTGCCGGCAGGGGCGCCGGCGTCGGCGAAGGACTTCTCCGTCACCGTGCCGAAGGGCACCATCTGGGTGATGGGCGACAACCGCAACAACTCGCGGGACTCCCGGTACAACGGCGACACACCGTCGAAGGGCTTCGTGCCCCTCTCCGACGTCACCGGTCGCGCGTTCGTCATCTCGTGGCCGACCAGCCGCTGGACCTGGCTCGACGACCACCCGGAGGTCTTCGCCGGGGTGGAGGAGCGGAAGCGGTGA
- the rplS gene encoding 50S ribosomal protein L19: protein MSQLLDNVDAASLRTDVPDFRPGDTVKVHVNIVEGTRSRIQVFQGVVIGRQGHGIGETFKVRKVSFQVGVERWFPVHSPIIDHIEIVTKGDVRRAKLYYLRELRGKAARRKIKEKRDA from the coding sequence ATGAGCCAGCTCCTCGACAACGTCGACGCAGCGTCGCTGCGTACCGACGTCCCGGACTTCCGCCCCGGCGACACCGTGAAGGTGCACGTCAACATCGTCGAAGGCACGCGCTCGCGTATCCAGGTCTTCCAGGGTGTCGTCATCGGCCGTCAGGGCCACGGCATCGGCGAGACCTTCAAGGTCCGCAAGGTGAGCTTCCAGGTCGGCGTCGAGCGCTGGTTCCCGGTGCACTCGCCGATCATCGACCACATCGAGATCGTCACCAAGGGTGACGTCCGTCGTGCGAAGCTCTACTACCTGCGCGAGCTCCGCGGCAAGGCGGCCCGCCGCAAGATCAAGGAGAAGCGCGACGCCTGA
- the map gene encoding type I methionyl aminopeptidase produces MIELRTPAELDGLRTAGRFVADVLDELLETVDVGVNLLDLDRVAARMIADRGAVSCYVDYHPSFGMSPFGKNLCTSVNDAALHGLPHDRVLQDGDLVSLDFAASVDGWVADSAVTVQVGTPRDEDQALVDTVERALAAGIAQFAPGNKLGDVSYAIGRVAKDAGYDVNLQFGGHGVGHTMHGDPHVPNDGRPGRGLKLRPGLVVAIEPWLMQGTDELYQDEDGWTLRSVDGSRAAHVEHTVAVTEQGPEVLTLRRAQRADATA; encoded by the coding sequence ATGATCGAACTCCGCACCCCCGCCGAGCTGGACGGCCTGCGCACCGCCGGCCGGTTCGTGGCCGACGTCCTCGACGAGCTGCTCGAGACGGTCGACGTCGGCGTCAACCTGCTCGACCTCGACCGCGTGGCGGCCCGGATGATCGCCGACCGCGGCGCGGTGAGCTGCTACGTCGACTACCACCCCTCGTTCGGCATGTCGCCGTTCGGCAAGAACCTCTGCACCTCGGTCAACGACGCCGCACTGCACGGCCTGCCCCACGACCGGGTGCTGCAGGACGGTGACCTGGTGAGCCTCGACTTCGCCGCGAGCGTCGACGGCTGGGTCGCGGACTCCGCGGTGACCGTGCAGGTCGGGACGCCCCGCGACGAGGACCAGGCACTGGTCGACACCGTCGAGCGTGCCCTCGCGGCCGGCATCGCCCAGTTCGCACCCGGCAACAAGCTCGGCGACGTCTCGTACGCCATCGGACGCGTCGCGAAGGACGCCGGCTACGACGTCAACCTGCAGTTCGGCGGCCACGGCGTCGGGCACACCATGCACGGCGACCCCCACGTGCCGAACGACGGCCGCCCGGGTCGGGGCCTGAAGCTCCGCCCGGGGCTCGTCGTCGCGATCGAGCCGTGGCTCATGCAGGGCACGGACGAGCTGTACCAGGACGAGGACGGCTGGACCCTGCGCAGCGTCGACGGTTCGCGTGCGGCACACGTCGAGCACACGGTCGCGGTGACCGAGCAGGGTCCGGAGGTCCTGACCCTGCGACGCGCCCAGCGCGCCGACGCGACCGCCTGA